From Streptomyces zhihengii, the proteins below share one genomic window:
- a CDS encoding DUF6895 family protein, with product MTTGIGALADNALGWVSANRDGFRLGEDALAPEADVNRSWKPLGELAQVCVTVRSRTAPGTALHERAGELLSFAWEQTREGGLLLDLQRLEPASTYPLEIYAAFASAGLRHPGYDSYAALLARTRSWRLTEHQPNRRLGLLNSERRCGLPARDDAGAVLRSTWLGGLPEPWTFERAAGYTLTHVVFHLTDWGHDIEAVPGDVVAYLDDWLPPWLDGCLEDEQWDLGCELLAVAAALPSTPDPAMLARAFAGLAGAQEESGAIPEIGPGPSGRPVRRDFVGTYHSTLMALFASVLVLARSGGPVRAGVPA from the coding sequence GTGACCACCGGCATCGGAGCCCTGGCCGACAACGCGCTCGGCTGGGTGTCGGCGAACAGGGACGGCTTCCGGCTCGGCGAGGACGCGCTCGCCCCGGAGGCCGATGTGAACCGCTCCTGGAAGCCGCTGGGCGAGCTGGCCCAGGTGTGCGTCACCGTGCGCTCGCGGACGGCCCCGGGCACCGCACTGCACGAGCGGGCCGGCGAACTGCTCTCCTTCGCCTGGGAGCAGACCCGCGAAGGCGGGCTGCTGCTCGACCTCCAGCGTCTCGAACCGGCCTCCACCTACCCCCTGGAGATCTACGCCGCGTTCGCCTCGGCGGGGCTGCGGCACCCCGGGTACGACTCCTACGCGGCCCTGCTCGCGCGCACCCGGAGCTGGCGGCTGACCGAGCACCAGCCGAACCGCCGGCTCGGCCTCCTCAACTCCGAGCGGCGCTGCGGACTTCCGGCGCGCGACGACGCCGGGGCGGTGCTGCGGAGCACCTGGCTCGGCGGTCTCCCGGAGCCCTGGACCTTCGAACGCGCCGCCGGGTACACGCTGACGCATGTGGTGTTCCATCTCACCGACTGGGGCCACGACATCGAAGCCGTGCCGGGCGACGTCGTCGCCTACCTCGACGACTGGCTCCCGCCGTGGCTCGACGGCTGTCTGGAGGACGAGCAGTGGGACCTCGGCTGTGAGCTGCTGGCCGTGGCGGCGGCCCTGCCGAGCACGCCCGACCCGGCGATGCTCGCCCGCGCGTTCGCCGGACTCGCGGGCGCGCAGGAGGAGTCGGGGGCGATCCCGGAGATCGGGCCGGGCCCCTCGGGCCGTCCGGTGCGGCGCGACTTCGTCGGCACCTACCACTCCACGCTGATGGCGCTCTTCGCCTCGGTCCTGGTGCTCGCCCGCTCCGGCGGGCCCGTACGGGCGGGGGTGCCGGCGTGA
- a CDS encoding DUF6895 family protein → MTTATRLFHDVGQQAVAWLHTHRDGFRLEPDADPETGFLERFKPVGELALICKVLFREGVSGSRESAMARALIDHAWREVLDGGRMLVRAQRTEPASPVPFEVYLPFRELGYSQPELEQAVRLNHRLASWAALEVTPVRRLGLSRFEQRFGLEASLDPAQALRRTWLGRRPEPWTVEGHTGYAITHTVFHLTDWGERPEGLPGELAGYLGDWLPVWLDDWLDLGRWDLLGELLVVDACLPRPALDERIWEGFAAAQLPDGSMPAVGEAPTGDPQDVFDMLYHPTLVAAFASVLATSRSLDRLSG, encoded by the coding sequence GTGACGACCGCGACCCGCCTCTTCCACGACGTGGGGCAGCAGGCGGTGGCCTGGCTGCACACCCACCGCGACGGCTTCCGGCTGGAGCCGGACGCCGACCCGGAGACCGGCTTCCTGGAGCGGTTCAAGCCGGTCGGCGAGCTGGCCCTGATCTGCAAGGTGCTCTTCCGCGAGGGTGTCTCCGGCTCGCGCGAGTCGGCGATGGCCCGGGCGCTGATCGACCACGCCTGGCGCGAGGTGCTGGACGGCGGGCGGATGCTGGTGCGCGCCCAGCGCACCGAGCCGGCCTCCCCCGTCCCGTTCGAGGTGTACCTCCCGTTCAGGGAACTGGGCTACTCGCAGCCGGAGCTGGAGCAGGCCGTGCGGCTCAACCACCGGCTGGCGAGCTGGGCGGCGCTGGAGGTCACCCCGGTGCGCCGGCTGGGGCTCTCCCGGTTCGAGCAGCGGTTCGGGCTGGAGGCCTCGCTGGATCCGGCACAGGCGCTGCGCCGCACCTGGCTGGGCCGCAGACCGGAGCCGTGGACCGTCGAGGGGCACACCGGTTACGCGATCACCCACACCGTCTTCCATCTCACGGACTGGGGCGAGCGCCCCGAGGGCCTCCCCGGCGAGCTGGCCGGCTATCTGGGCGACTGGCTGCCGGTGTGGCTGGACGACTGGCTGGACCTGGGGCGCTGGGACCTGCTCGGCGAGCTGCTGGTGGTCGACGCGTGCCTGCCCCGTCCCGCGCTCGACGAGCGGATCTGGGAGGGCTTCGCCGCGGCCCAGTTGCCGGACGGTTCGATGCCTGCGGTGGGCGAGGCCCCGACGGGCGACCCGCAGGACGTGTTCGACATGCTCTACCACCCCACGCTGGTCGCCGCGTTCGCCTCCGTGCTCGCCACCTCGCGCTCGCTCGACCGGCTCTCCGGATGA